One window of Klebsiella quasivariicola genomic DNA carries:
- the rpoH gene encoding RNA polymerase sigma factor RpoH has translation MTKEMQTLALAPVGNLESYIRAANTWPMLSADEERELAEKLHYQGDLEAAKKLILSHLRFVVHIARNYSGYGLPQADLIQEGNIGLMKAVRRFNPEVGVRLVSFAVHWIKAEIHEYVLRNWRIVKVATTKAQRKLFFNLRKTKQRLGWFNQDEVEMVARELGVSSKDVREMESRMAAQDMTFDMSSDDESDSQPMAPVLYLQDKTSNFADGIEDDNWEEQAANKLTDAMQGLDERSQDIIRARWLDEDNKSTLQELADRYGVSAERVRQLEKNAMKKLRAAIEA, from the coding sequence ATGACCAAAGAAATGCAAACTTTAGCTTTAGCCCCCGTTGGTAACCTGGAATCGTATATCCGGGCCGCTAACACTTGGCCGATGCTGTCGGCTGATGAAGAGCGGGAGCTTGCTGAAAAGCTGCATTACCAGGGCGATCTGGAAGCAGCGAAAAAGCTGATTCTGTCTCACCTGCGCTTTGTTGTTCACATTGCTCGTAACTACTCGGGCTATGGCCTGCCGCAGGCGGATCTGATCCAGGAAGGCAATATCGGCCTGATGAAAGCCGTGCGTCGCTTCAACCCGGAAGTGGGTGTGCGCCTGGTCTCCTTCGCCGTGCACTGGATTAAAGCCGAAATTCACGAATACGTGCTGCGCAACTGGCGTATCGTGAAGGTCGCTACCACCAAAGCACAGCGTAAGCTGTTCTTTAACCTGCGTAAAACCAAACAGCGTCTGGGTTGGTTCAACCAGGATGAAGTGGAAATGGTGGCCCGTGAGCTGGGCGTGTCGAGCAAAGACGTCCGCGAGATGGAATCCCGTATGGCGGCGCAGGACATGACGTTTGACATGTCTTCCGACGACGAATCCGACAGCCAGCCGATGGCGCCGGTACTTTATCTGCAGGATAAAACGTCTAACTTTGCCGACGGCATCGAAGACGACAACTGGGAAGAGCAGGCGGCGAATAAGCTGACCGACGCGATGCAGGGCCTGGACGAGCGTAGCCAGGACATCATCCGCGCCCGCTGGCTGGACGAAGATAACAAGTCCACGCTGCAGGAACTGGCCGACCGCTACGGCGTCTCCGCGGAGCGCGTGCGTCAGCTGGAAAAGAACGCCATGAAAAAACTGCGTGCCGCTATCGAAGCCTGA
- a CDS encoding lysoplasmalogenase: MLWSFIAVCFSAWLYVDASYRGPAWRRWVFKPVTLILLLLLAWQAPMFNAISYLVLAGLCASLLGDALTLLPRQRVMYAVGAFFLSHLLYTIWFASQLTLSFFWPLPLVLLVFGALLMAVIWSRLEEMKMPVLTFIGMTLVMVWLAGELWFARPTNTALSGFAGAALLLLSNAVWLVSHYRRRFRADNAIAAAFYFAGHFLIVRALYL; this comes from the coding sequence ATGCTTTGGTCATTTATTGCTGTCTGTTTCTCCGCATGGCTTTATGTCGATGCATCCTATCGTGGGCCGGCATGGCGACGCTGGGTATTTAAACCTGTCACCCTGATTCTGTTGCTGTTACTGGCCTGGCAGGCGCCGATGTTCAATGCCATCAGCTATCTGGTACTGGCCGGCCTGTGCGCCTCGCTGCTCGGCGATGCCCTGACCCTGCTGCCGCGCCAGCGGGTGATGTACGCCGTAGGCGCTTTCTTCCTGTCGCATCTGCTGTATACCATCTGGTTCGCCAGCCAGCTGACGCTATCCTTCTTCTGGCCGCTGCCGCTGGTGCTGCTGGTGTTCGGCGCCCTGCTGATGGCGGTGATCTGGAGCCGACTGGAAGAGATGAAAATGCCGGTGCTGACCTTTATCGGGATGACGCTGGTGATGGTCTGGCTGGCCGGTGAGCTGTGGTTTGCCCGTCCCACTAACACTGCGCTGTCTGGTTTCGCCGGCGCCGCCCTGCTGCTATTGAGCAATGCTGTGTGGCTGGTAAGCCATTATCGTCGCCGCTTCCGCGCCGATAACGCCATCGCCGCGGCATTCTACTTTGCCGGCCACTTCCTGATCGTGCGCGCGCTGTACCTGTAA
- the zntA gene encoding Zn(II)/Cd(II)/Pb(II) translocating P-type ATPase ZntA has product MSTPDAQDKKVPQFSSFTMRPATAPAEGCCTDHACATETPPAGETLSDARYSWQVEGMDCAACARKVETAVRQIPGVSQVQVLFATEKLLVNAEGDIRVQVENAVRQAGYTLRDANAPAPEKTQGSLLRDNLSLLTLVIMMALSWGLEQFNHPAGQLAFIVTTLVGLWPVARQALRLIKSGSWFAIETLMSVAAIGALFIGATAEAAMVLLLFLIGERLEGWAASRARQGVSALMALKPDTAIRLRDGVRETVAQRDLRPGDVIEVAAGGRLPADGQLLSPFASFDESALTGESVPVERQAGERVAAGATSVDRLVQLTVISEPGDSAIDRILKLIEEAEERRAPIERFIDRFSRIYTPAIMVVALLVAIVPPLFFASAWLPWIYKGLTLLLIGCPCALVISTPAAITSGLAVAARRGALIKGGAALEQLGQVRQVAFDKTGTLTVGQPQVTSVIATAEVDDNALLALAAAVEQGSSHPLAQAVVREAQRRQLSIPLASGQRALAGSGIEAEVNGSRILICAASKAAPAEHEAQIQQLESAGQTVVLVMRGETLLGILALRDTLRDDARQAVDALHQLGVQGVILTGDNPRAAAAIASELGLEFRAGLLPADKVNAVVALNANAPLAMVGDGINDAPAMKAATIGIAMGSGTDVALETADAALTHNRLIGLAQMISLARATHANIRQNIAIALGLKGIFLVTTLLGLTGLWLAVLADTGATVLVTANALRLLRKKL; this is encoded by the coding sequence ATGTCGACTCCAGACGCGCAGGATAAAAAAGTCCCACAATTCTCGTCATTCACCATGCGGCCCGCGACCGCCCCGGCGGAGGGCTGCTGCACAGACCACGCCTGCGCGACAGAAACGCCACCTGCCGGCGAAACGCTCAGCGACGCTCGCTACAGCTGGCAGGTAGAGGGCATGGACTGCGCCGCCTGCGCCCGCAAGGTGGAAACCGCGGTTCGTCAGATACCCGGGGTCAGTCAGGTTCAGGTGCTGTTCGCCACAGAAAAACTGCTGGTTAATGCGGAAGGCGATATCCGCGTTCAGGTTGAGAACGCGGTACGCCAGGCGGGCTATACGCTGCGCGATGCCAATGCTCCCGCGCCAGAAAAAACGCAGGGGTCGCTGCTGCGCGACAATCTGTCGTTGCTGACGCTGGTTATCATGATGGCCCTGAGCTGGGGGCTGGAGCAGTTCAACCACCCCGCCGGCCAGTTAGCCTTTATTGTCACCACCCTGGTCGGCCTGTGGCCGGTTGCCCGCCAGGCGCTGCGCCTGATAAAGAGCGGGAGCTGGTTCGCTATTGAGACGCTGATGAGCGTCGCCGCCATCGGAGCGCTGTTTATCGGCGCCACCGCGGAAGCGGCGATGGTGCTGCTGCTGTTCCTGATTGGCGAGCGTCTCGAAGGCTGGGCCGCCAGCCGCGCACGGCAGGGGGTGAGCGCGCTGATGGCGCTTAAGCCCGACACCGCCATTCGCCTGCGCGACGGCGTGCGGGAAACCGTCGCCCAGCGCGACCTGCGTCCCGGAGATGTGATTGAAGTGGCCGCTGGCGGGCGTCTGCCGGCGGATGGCCAGCTGCTGTCGCCGTTTGCCAGCTTTGATGAAAGCGCCCTGACCGGCGAGTCGGTGCCGGTGGAGCGTCAGGCCGGGGAACGGGTCGCGGCGGGCGCCACCAGCGTCGATCGCCTGGTGCAGCTGACCGTGATATCCGAACCGGGCGACAGCGCCATCGACCGCATCCTGAAGCTGATTGAAGAGGCAGAGGAGCGTCGGGCGCCGATCGAGCGCTTCATCGACCGCTTCAGCCGGATCTACACCCCGGCCATTATGGTCGTCGCCTTGCTGGTCGCTATTGTCCCACCGCTGTTCTTCGCCAGCGCCTGGCTGCCGTGGATTTATAAAGGGCTGACGCTGCTGCTGATCGGCTGTCCGTGCGCGCTGGTCATCTCCACGCCGGCGGCCATCACCTCCGGCCTGGCGGTCGCCGCCCGACGCGGAGCGCTGATCAAAGGCGGTGCAGCGCTGGAACAGCTGGGCCAGGTGCGGCAGGTGGCGTTCGATAAAACCGGCACCCTGACCGTCGGCCAGCCGCAGGTGACTTCGGTGATCGCCACGGCTGAGGTTGACGACAACGCCCTGCTGGCGCTGGCGGCAGCGGTGGAGCAAGGCTCCAGCCACCCGCTGGCGCAGGCCGTCGTCCGTGAAGCACAGCGGCGTCAGCTGAGTATTCCGCTTGCCAGCGGCCAGCGGGCGCTGGCCGGCTCCGGTATCGAAGCTGAGGTCAACGGCAGCCGCATCTTAATCTGCGCAGCCAGCAAAGCCGCCCCGGCAGAGCATGAGGCGCAGATCCAGCAGCTGGAGAGCGCCGGGCAAACGGTAGTGCTGGTGATGCGCGGCGAGACGCTGCTCGGCATTCTGGCGCTGCGCGACACCCTGCGCGACGACGCACGTCAGGCGGTGGATGCCTTACACCAGCTGGGGGTGCAGGGGGTGATCCTCACCGGAGATAACCCGCGCGCCGCGGCGGCCATCGCCAGCGAACTGGGGCTGGAATTCCGCGCCGGTCTGCTGCCGGCAGACAAGGTCAACGCGGTGGTGGCGCTGAATGCCAACGCACCGCTGGCGATGGTCGGGGACGGCATCAACGACGCTCCGGCGATGAAAGCAGCCACCATCGGCATCGCCATGGGCAGCGGCACCGACGTGGCACTGGAAACCGCCGACGCCGCGCTGACCCATAATCGTCTGATCGGCCTGGCGCAGATGATTTCCCTGGCGCGCGCCACCCATGCCAATATTCGCCAGAACATCGCGATTGCCTTAGGGCTGAAGGGGATTTTCCTCGTCACCACCCTGCTCGGCCTGACCGGACTGTGGCTGGCGGTGCTGGCGGATACCGGCGCCACCGTGCTGGTAACGGCTAACGCGCTGCGGTTATTGCGTAAGAAGTTGTAG
- the ftsX gene encoding permease-like cell division protein FtsX has protein sequence MNKRDAMNQIRQFGSKFDRLRNAAGGSGGGGRNAPKRPKAAPNPASRKSNVFNEQVRYAWHGALQDLKSTPLATFLTVMVIAISLTLPSVCYMVYKNVSSAASQYYPSPQITVYLEKTLDDDAAARVVGQLQAEQGVDKVNYLSRDEALGEFRNWSGFGGALDMLEENPLPAVAIVVPKLDFQSTEALNTLRDRVTRIQGVDEVRMDDSWFARLSSLTGLVGRVSAMIGVLMVAAVFLVIGNSVRLSIFARRDTINVQKLIGATDGFILRPFLYGGAMLGFSGAFLSLILSEILVMRLSSAVTEVAKVFGTQFELSGLGFDECLLMLIVCSMIGWVAAWLATVQHLRHFTPD, from the coding sequence GTGAATAAGCGCGACGCAATGAACCAGATCCGCCAGTTCGGCAGCAAGTTCGATCGCCTGCGCAACGCGGCGGGCGGCAGCGGTGGCGGCGGGCGCAATGCGCCAAAACGGCCGAAAGCGGCGCCTAACCCGGCCTCGCGTAAGAGCAACGTATTCAACGAGCAGGTGCGCTACGCCTGGCACGGCGCGCTGCAGGATCTAAAAAGCACGCCGCTGGCGACCTTCCTGACGGTAATGGTCATCGCTATTTCGTTAACCCTGCCAAGCGTCTGCTACATGGTCTACAAAAACGTCAGCAGCGCGGCGTCCCAGTATTATCCCTCGCCGCAGATCACCGTTTATCTGGAAAAAACGCTGGATGACGATGCCGCGGCGCGGGTGGTGGGCCAGCTGCAGGCGGAGCAGGGCGTCGACAAGGTGAACTATTTGTCCCGTGACGAGGCGCTGGGGGAATTCCGTAACTGGTCTGGCTTTGGCGGCGCGCTGGATATGCTGGAGGAGAACCCGCTGCCGGCGGTCGCCATCGTGGTGCCGAAGCTGGATTTCCAGAGCACCGAGGCGCTGAACACCCTGCGCGATCGGGTAACGCGGATCCAGGGCGTCGATGAAGTGCGAATGGACGACAGCTGGTTTGCTCGTCTCTCCTCGCTCACCGGGCTGGTAGGACGCGTGTCGGCGATGATCGGCGTGCTGATGGTGGCGGCGGTATTCCTGGTGATCGGCAACAGCGTGCGTCTGAGCATCTTCGCCCGCCGCGATACCATTAACGTGCAGAAGCTGATCGGCGCCACCGACGGCTTTATCCTGCGTCCGTTCCTCTATGGTGGGGCGATGCTGGGCTTCTCCGGCGCGTTTTTATCGCTGATCCTGTCGGAGATTCTGGTGATGCGCCTCTCGTCGGCGGTGACCGAAGTGGCGAAAGTGTTCGGCACCCAGTTTGAGCTGAGCGGCCTGGGCTTCGACGAGTGCCTGTTGATGCTGATTGTCTGCTCGATGATCGGTTGGGTCGCCGCCTGGCTGGCGACAGTGCAACATTTACGTCACTTTACTCCCGATTAA
- the ftsY gene encoding signal recognition particle-docking protein FtsY, with amino-acid sequence MAKEKKRGFFSWLGFGQKEQAQETETEQKVEEQQAVVEETPAVETPAEPSAPKADPEAFAEDVVDVTETVVESEKAHLAEPASVQEKEWVETPALVEDAPVVEPAPAVSEPPEQPAVVEPLAEEVIAEPVVAEAVAEQPVADVIAEPQETEVPEEDAPLSDEELEALALAAEAAEEAAVVVPAPEDEAPVEELAQEQEKPTKEGFFARLKRSLLKTKQNLGSGFISLFRGKKIDDDLFEELEEQLLIADVGVETTRKIITNLTEGASRKQLRDAEALYGLLKEEMGGILAKVDEPLNVEGKTPFVILMVGVNGVGKTTTIGKLARQFEQQGKSVMLAAGDTFRAAAVEQLQVWGQRNNIPVIAQHTGADSASVIFDAIQAAKARHVDVLIADTAGRLQNKSHLMEELKKIVRVMKKLDVDAPHEVMLTIDASTGQNAISQAKLFHEAVGLTGITLTKLDGTAKGGVIFSVADQFGIPIRYIGVGERIEDLRPFNAGDFIEALFARED; translated from the coding sequence ATGGCAAAAGAGAAAAAACGTGGCTTCTTTTCCTGGCTGGGCTTTGGACAGAAAGAACAGGCACAGGAAACCGAGACTGAACAAAAAGTAGAAGAACAACAAGCGGTTGTCGAAGAGACACCGGCGGTTGAAACCCCTGCTGAGCCGAGCGCGCCGAAAGCAGATCCGGAAGCGTTTGCCGAAGACGTCGTCGACGTGACCGAGACGGTGGTCGAAAGCGAAAAAGCGCACCTCGCGGAGCCTGCCAGCGTGCAGGAAAAAGAGTGGGTGGAAACGCCTGCTCTGGTCGAAGACGCGCCTGTTGTTGAACCGGCGCCCGCGGTCAGCGAACCGCCTGAACAGCCTGCGGTGGTTGAGCCGCTGGCGGAAGAGGTGATCGCCGAACCGGTGGTGGCGGAAGCCGTAGCAGAGCAGCCTGTGGCAGACGTTATCGCCGAGCCGCAGGAGACGGAGGTCCCTGAAGAGGACGCCCCGTTAAGCGATGAAGAGCTGGAAGCACTGGCGCTGGCGGCCGAAGCGGCAGAAGAGGCGGCGGTCGTGGTGCCGGCGCCCGAGGACGAGGCGCCGGTTGAAGAGCTGGCTCAGGAGCAGGAAAAACCAACGAAAGAAGGCTTTTTCGCCCGTCTCAAGCGTAGCCTGCTGAAAACCAAACAAAATCTCGGTTCCGGATTTATCAGCCTGTTCCGCGGCAAGAAGATCGACGATGATCTGTTTGAAGAGCTGGAAGAGCAGCTGCTGATCGCCGACGTCGGGGTGGAGACCACCCGCAAGATCATTACCAACCTGACGGAAGGCGCCAGCCGCAAGCAACTGCGCGATGCGGAAGCGCTGTACGGCCTGCTGAAAGAAGAGATGGGCGGTATTCTCGCCAAAGTGGACGAGCCGCTGAACGTTGAAGGCAAAACGCCCTTTGTTATCCTGATGGTTGGCGTGAATGGGGTGGGGAAAACTACCACCATCGGCAAGCTGGCGCGTCAGTTTGAGCAACAGGGTAAATCGGTGATGCTGGCGGCGGGGGATACCTTCCGCGCGGCGGCGGTGGAACAGCTGCAGGTGTGGGGTCAGCGTAACAATATCCCGGTGATCGCCCAGCACACCGGCGCCGACTCCGCCTCGGTGATTTTCGACGCCATTCAGGCGGCGAAGGCGCGCCATGTTGATGTGCTGATTGCCGACACCGCCGGGCGTCTGCAGAATAAATCGCATCTGATGGAAGAACTGAAGAAGATTGTCCGGGTGATGAAAAAACTGGACGTTGATGCGCCGCATGAGGTGATGTTAACCATCGACGCCAGCACCGGGCAGAATGCCATTAGCCAGGCCAAACTGTTCCATGAAGCGGTCGGTTTGACCGGGATCACCCTGACCAAGCTGGACGGCACCGCCAAAGGCGGCGTGATCTTCTCGGTGGCCGATCAGTTCGGCATTCCGATTCGCTATATTGGCGTCGGCGAGCGTATTGAGGATCTGCGTCCGTTTAATGCGGGCGACTTTATTGAGGCACTTTTTGCCCGAGAGGATTAA
- a CDS encoding DcrB family lipoprotein has protein sequence MRNLVKYVGIGLLVMGLAACDNSDSKAPTVGAAAESNASGQAISLLDGKLSFTLPAGMADQSGKLGTQANNMHVYSDATGQKAVIVIVGDSTNEDLAVLAKRLEDQQRSRDPQLQVVSNKSLEIKGHTLQQLDSIISAKGQTAWSSVLLGKVDDKLLTLQVTLPADNQQQAQTEAESIINTLTIQ, from the coding sequence ATGCGCAATTTGGTTAAATATGTCGGTATTGGCCTGCTGGTGATGGGGCTTGCCGCCTGCGATAACAGCGATTCAAAAGCGCCAACCGTTGGCGCAGCAGCGGAGAGCAATGCCAGCGGCCAGGCAATCAGCCTGCTGGATGGCAAGCTGAGCTTCACCCTGCCCGCGGGCATGGCCGACCAGAGCGGCAAACTGGGTACCCAGGCGAACAACATGCACGTCTACTCTGACGCTACCGGCCAGAAAGCGGTCATCGTCATCGTCGGCGACAGCACCAATGAAGATCTGGCGGTGCTGGCGAAACGTCTGGAAGATCAGCAGCGTAGCCGCGACCCGCAGCTGCAGGTGGTGAGCAATAAATCGCTGGAGATTAAAGGCCATACCCTGCAGCAGCTGGACAGCATCATCTCCGCCAAGGGGCAGACCGCCTGGTCTTCCGTACTGCTTGGCAAAGTGGATGACAAACTGCTGACCCTGCAGGTGACCCTGCCGGCGGACAACCAGCAGCAGGCACAGACCGAAGCAGAAAGCATCATCAACACCCTCACCATTCAGTAA
- the ftsE gene encoding cell division ATP-binding protein FtsE codes for MIRFEQVSKAYLGGRQALQGVTFHLQPGEMAFLTGHSGAGKSTLLKLICGIERPSAGKIFFSGHEISRLKSREVPFLRRQIGMIFQDHHLLMDRTVYDNVAIPLIIAGASGDDIRRRVSAALDKVGLLDKAKNFPIQLSGGEQQRVGIARAVVNKPAVLLADEPTGNLDEALSEGILRLFEEFNRVGVTVLMATHDLGLISSRPYRVLTLSDGHLHGGIRGE; via the coding sequence ATGATTCGCTTTGAACAAGTCAGCAAAGCCTATCTCGGTGGGAGACAAGCGCTGCAGGGGGTGACTTTCCACCTGCAGCCGGGCGAGATGGCGTTTCTGACCGGCCATTCCGGCGCAGGGAAAAGTACCCTGCTGAAGCTTATCTGTGGTATCGAACGGCCCAGCGCCGGGAAAATCTTCTTCAGCGGTCATGAAATCAGCCGCCTGAAGAGCCGTGAGGTGCCGTTTCTGCGCCGCCAGATCGGCATGATTTTCCAGGACCACCATTTGCTGATGGATCGTACCGTGTATGACAACGTGGCGATCCCGCTGATTATCGCCGGCGCCAGCGGCGATGACATTCGTCGTCGCGTCTCGGCGGCGCTGGACAAGGTCGGCCTGCTGGACAAAGCGAAGAACTTTCCGATTCAGCTCTCCGGCGGTGAGCAGCAGCGTGTAGGGATTGCCCGCGCGGTAGTCAACAAGCCGGCGGTGCTGCTGGCGGATGAACCGACCGGTAACCTCGACGAGGCGCTCTCGGAGGGGATTTTACGTCTGTTTGAAGAGTTTAACCGCGTTGGGGTGACGGTACTGATGGCCACGCACGATCTGGGGCTAATTTCCAGTCGTCCGTACCGCGTGCTGACGCTCAGCGACGGCCATCTGCATGGAGGCATTCGGGGTGAATAA
- a CDS encoding DUF2500 domain-containing protein translates to MPLFFVLVVAVIVVAASFRYVQQRREKQANDAAPVLQKRVIVSNKREKVINDRRSRQQTVTPAGSEMRYEASFRPENGGLEVVFRLDAPQYHALSVGDRGMLSYKGTAFVAFTPDP, encoded by the coding sequence ATGCCCCTCTTTTTTGTCCTGGTCGTCGCGGTGATTGTGGTGGCGGCTTCGTTTCGCTATGTCCAGCAGCGCCGTGAGAAACAGGCGAATGACGCCGCGCCAGTGTTGCAAAAGCGCGTTATCGTCAGCAATAAACGGGAAAAGGTGATTAACGATCGGCGCTCGCGGCAGCAGACGGTGACGCCCGCAGGCAGTGAGATGCGCTATGAGGCGAGTTTTCGCCCGGAAAACGGTGGGCTGGAAGTGGTGTTTCGCCTCGACGCGCCGCAATATCATGCGCTGAGCGTGGGCGATCGCGGGATGTTGAGTTATAAGGGCACAGCGTTCGTGGCGTTTACGCCCGATCCCTGA
- the rsmD gene encoding 16S rRNA (guanine(966)-N(2))-methyltransferase: MKKPNHAGSGQIRIIGGQWRGRKLPVPESPGLRPTTDRVRETLFNWLAPSIVDAHCLDCFAGSGALGLEALSRYAASTTLLEMERGVAQQLQKNLATLKADRGKVITTNTLSFLSQPGTPHQIVFVDPPFRQGLLEETLRLLETQGWLADEALVYVESEVENGLPPVPANWQLYREKVAGQVAYRLYQREAQGENHAD; encoded by the coding sequence ATGAAAAAACCAAACCACGCGGGCAGCGGCCAGATCCGCATCATCGGCGGGCAATGGCGCGGCCGTAAATTACCGGTGCCGGAGAGCCCGGGCCTGCGGCCGACCACCGACCGGGTTCGCGAAACCCTTTTTAACTGGCTGGCGCCGTCCATCGTTGACGCGCACTGCCTCGACTGCTTTGCCGGCAGCGGCGCGCTGGGGCTTGAGGCACTGTCCCGCTATGCGGCCAGCACCACGCTGCTGGAGATGGAGCGCGGCGTAGCCCAGCAGTTGCAAAAAAACCTCGCTACCCTGAAAGCGGATCGCGGCAAGGTGATCACGACTAACACCCTCAGCTTTCTGAGCCAGCCGGGCACACCGCATCAGATCGTGTTCGTCGACCCGCCGTTCCGTCAGGGGCTGCTGGAGGAGACGCTACGTCTGCTGGAAACGCAGGGCTGGCTGGCCGATGAGGCCCTGGTGTACGTCGAAAGCGAAGTTGAAAATGGCCTACCGCCGGTACCGGCGAACTGGCAGCTGTATCGTGAAAAAGTGGCCGGACAGGTCGCCTACCGTCTTTACCAACGTGAGGCCCAAGGAGAGAATCATGCTGATTAA
- a CDS encoding DUF1145 family protein → MLINLGRLLMLCVWAFLLLNLFQPFPKPLNIFVNVALIFMILMHGLQLTLLKATQPKEAPPLSRFEQIRIFIFGVFELVAWQKKLKATLKK, encoded by the coding sequence ATGCTGATTAATTTAGGCCGCCTGCTGATGCTGTGCGTCTGGGCCTTTCTGTTATTGAACCTGTTTCAGCCCTTCCCGAAGCCGCTGAATATCTTCGTCAACGTCGCGCTGATTTTCATGATCCTGATGCACGGTCTGCAGCTGACGCTGCTTAAGGCGACGCAGCCGAAAGAGGCGCCGCCGCTGAGCCGCTTTGAGCAAATCCGCATTTTTATCTTCGGCGTGTTTGAGCTCGTCGCCTGGCAGAAAAAACTGAAGGCGACGCTGAAAAAGTAG
- the tusA gene encoding sulfurtransferase TusA — translation MSELFSTPDHTLDALGLRCPEPVMMVRKTVRTMPVGETLLIIADDPATTRDIPGFCRFMEHELVAQETEALPYRYLIRKSH, via the coding sequence ATGAGCGAACTTTTCTCCACTCCTGACCACACCCTGGATGCCCTGGGGCTCCGCTGCCCAGAGCCGGTCATGATGGTGCGTAAAACCGTGCGGACGATGCCGGTCGGCGAGACGCTGCTGATTATTGCTGACGATCCGGCCACCACCCGCGATATCCCGGGATTCTGCCGCTTTATGGAGCATGAGCTGGTGGCCCAGGAAACCGAAGCCCTGCCGTACCGCTACCTGATCCGCAAAAGCCACTGA
- a CDS encoding 7-cyano-7-deazaguanine/7-aminomethyl-7-deazaguanine transporter, with amino-acid sequence MNPFTTVQRKKALVWLSLFHLLVITSSNYLVQLPISIFGFHTTWGAFSFPFIFLATDLTVRIFGAPLARRIIFAVMVPALVISYGVSALFYMGEWQGFAALGTFNLFVARIAIASFMAYALGQILDVHVFNRLRQSRHWWLAPTASTLFGNISDTVAFFFIAFWRSPDPFMAAHWGEIALVDYSFKVLISIIFFLPMYGVLLNMLLKRLADKSDLSALQPS; translated from the coding sequence ATGAATCCGTTTACTACCGTACAGCGCAAAAAAGCGCTCGTCTGGCTTTCGCTATTTCATCTGCTGGTGATCACCTCCAGCAACTATCTGGTTCAGCTGCCGATCTCCATTTTTGGTTTCCATACCACCTGGGGCGCGTTTAGTTTTCCGTTTATCTTCCTCGCCACCGATCTGACGGTACGCATTTTTGGCGCACCGCTGGCGCGACGCATCATTTTCGCGGTGATGGTCCCGGCGCTGGTCATTTCCTACGGTGTCTCCGCCCTGTTTTACATGGGCGAGTGGCAGGGCTTTGCCGCGCTGGGCACTTTTAATCTCTTCGTCGCGCGTATCGCCATCGCCAGCTTTATGGCCTATGCGCTGGGGCAGATCCTCGACGTCCACGTCTTTAACCGCCTGCGGCAGAGCCGCCACTGGTGGCTGGCCCCCACCGCCTCAACGCTGTTCGGCAACATTAGCGATACCGTCGCATTCTTCTTTATCGCTTTCTGGCGCAGTCCGGACCCATTTATGGCCGCCCACTGGGGGGAAATCGCCCTCGTCGACTACAGCTTTAAAGTGCTTATCAGCATCATTTTCTTCCTGCCGATGTATGGCGTGTTGTTAAATATGCTGTTGAAAAGACTGGCGGATAAATCTGATTTGTCGGCATTGCAGCCGAGTTAA